A region from the Arachis ipaensis cultivar K30076 chromosome B01, Araip1.1, whole genome shotgun sequence genome encodes:
- the LOC107626510 gene encoding uncharacterized protein LOC107626510 isoform X2 — translation MDKSSTGGTTQDREREFLMRYGALSMVATWMVFLGAQDGLSFHDTMNEVCRWTQPQEQKSGLKRQTRDSPMPNFVGDPSVVKTKGAPKGKKERGKRRCIKCNSAGHVKNKCPVRNDGDDLGDKTGSGTQASFGTEELPKDPMASQETLAVPNTEVNASVQQEFGLGDSGLINGHETPIPPYGSHQWLLQVVQQGHYSKFNGMQ, via the exons ATGGATAAAAGTTCTACTGGAGGCACTACGCAAgacagagaaagagaatttttaaTGCGCTATGGCGCATTGTCAATGGTAGCTACGTGGATGGTATTCTTAGGAGCTCAAGATGGTCTTTCTTTCCATGACACTATGAATGAAGTCTGTCGTTGGACCCAACCACAAGAACAAAAATCTGGCTTGAAAAGACAAACAAGAGATTCTCCCATGCCAAACTTTGTTGGTGACCCTTCAGTGGTCAAGACAAAAGGAGCACCCAAGGGGAAAAAGGAGAGGGGTAAACGGAGGTGCATTAAATGCAACAGTGCTGGTCATGTAAAGAATAAATGTCCTGTGAGGAATGACGGTGATGATTTGGGTGATAAGACTGGTAGTGGCACGCAAGCTAGCTTTGGTACCGAAGAG CTTCCCAAGGACCCTATGGCTTCTCAAGAGACATTAGCAGTGCCAAATACAGAAGTAAATGCATCTGTGCAGCAAGAGTTTGGGCTAGGTGATTCAGGATTGATTAATGGCCATGAGACTCCCATCCCACCGTATGGAAGTCACCAGTGGCTATTACAG GTTGTACAACAAGGACATTATTCGAAGTTCAATGGGATGCAGTAG
- the LOC107626510 gene encoding uncharacterized protein LOC107626510 isoform X1: MDKSSTGGTTQDREREFLMRYGALSMVATWMVFLGAQDGLSFHDTMNEVCRWTQPQEQKSGLKRQTRDSPMPNFVGDPSVVKTKGAPKGKKERGKRRCIKCNSAGHVKNKCPVRNDGDDLGDKTGSGTQASFGTEEVKLPKDPMASQETLAVPNTEVNASVQQEFGLGDSGLINGHETPIPPYGSHQWLLQVVQQGHYSKFNGMQ, translated from the exons ATGGATAAAAGTTCTACTGGAGGCACTACGCAAgacagagaaagagaatttttaaTGCGCTATGGCGCATTGTCAATGGTAGCTACGTGGATGGTATTCTTAGGAGCTCAAGATGGTCTTTCTTTCCATGACACTATGAATGAAGTCTGTCGTTGGACCCAACCACAAGAACAAAAATCTGGCTTGAAAAGACAAACAAGAGATTCTCCCATGCCAAACTTTGTTGGTGACCCTTCAGTGGTCAAGACAAAAGGAGCACCCAAGGGGAAAAAGGAGAGGGGTAAACGGAGGTGCATTAAATGCAACAGTGCTGGTCATGTAAAGAATAAATGTCCTGTGAGGAATGACGGTGATGATTTGGGTGATAAGACTGGTAGTGGCACGCAAGCTAGCTTTGGTACCGAAGAGGTCA AGCTTCCCAAGGACCCTATGGCTTCTCAAGAGACATTAGCAGTGCCAAATACAGAAGTAAATGCATCTGTGCAGCAAGAGTTTGGGCTAGGTGATTCAGGATTGATTAATGGCCATGAGACTCCCATCCCACCGTATGGAAGTCACCAGTGGCTATTACAG GTTGTACAACAAGGACATTATTCGAAGTTCAATGGGATGCAGTAG